The following coding sequences are from one Brooklawnia cerclae window:
- the rpoB gene encoding DNA-directed RNA polymerase subunit beta has protein sequence MATSRTASKNTNVISNSGRISFAKIAEPLEVPNLLDLQIDSFNWLIGSDAWKQKTELALEQGRTDVNTKSGLEEIFEEISPIEDFNQTMSLSFRDHRFEEPKHSIDECKDRDVTYAAPLFVTAEFMNNETGEIKSQTVFIGDFPLMTDKGTFVISGTERVVVSQLVRSPGVYFEQTPDKTSDKDIFTCKVIPSRGAWLEFEIDKRDQVGVRLDRKRKQNATVLLKALGWTEDRILEQFGEYESMRMTLERDHVTTQDEALIDIYRKLRPGEPPAREAAEQLLNNYYFSPKRYDLAKVGRYKINQKLGLNLPFDQQVLTIDDIVAAIEYVCALHEGKTELPRPDGPAVIVEPDDIDHFGNRRLRTVGELIQNQLRTGLGRMERVVRDRMTTQDIEAITPQTLINIRPVTAALKEFFGTSQLSQFMDQNNPLAELTHKRRLSALGPGGLSRDRAGMEVRDVHPSHYGRMCPIETPEGPNIGLIGSLASFARVNAFGFIETPYRKVVDGQVTDQIDYLTANEEDRYNIAQANAALTEDAHFADDRVIVRVRHGDVDAVPASEVGYMDVSPRQMVSVATALIPFLEHDDASRALMGANMQRQAVPLLRSEAPYVGTGMEYRAAVDVGDVTLATKPGVVTSVSADLIEVAADDGTYQTFRLEKFRRSNAGTCVNQRPMIAPGDRVEPGTPLADGPCTDQAELALGRNLLVAFMPWEGLNYEDAIILNQRVVSEDLLTSIHIEEHEVDARDTKLGPEEITRDIPNVSDDMLANLDERGIIRIGAEVGTGDILVGKVTPKGETELTPEERLLRAIFGEKAREVRDTSMKVPHGEAGTVIGVRVFDREESGDELPPGVNQMVRVYVAQKRKVQEGDKLAGRHGNKGVISKILPAEDMPFLEDGTPADIILNPLGVPSRMNVGQVLETHLGWIAHSGWNIEGVDEPWAERLREVGLGTVPGQSRLATPVFDGANEDEIGGLLANGLPNRDGDRVVDSDGKALLFDGRSGEPFPERVGVGYMYMLKLHHLVDDKIHARSTGPYSMITQQPLGGKAQFGGQRFGEMEVWALEAYGSAWALQEMLTIKSDDVPGRVKVYEAIVKGENIPEPGIPESFKVLVKEMKSLCLNVEVLSTDGAVVELRDSEDDYRTSEDLGIDLSRRPGADSFAIVDEV, from the coding sequence TTGGCCACCTCGCGCACTGCGTCGAAGAACACGAATGTCATCTCGAACAGCGGCCGCATCTCCTTCGCGAAGATCGCCGAACCGCTGGAGGTACCGAACCTCTTGGACCTCCAGATCGATTCGTTCAACTGGCTTATCGGGAGCGACGCGTGGAAGCAGAAAACCGAGCTCGCCCTTGAGCAGGGCCGAACCGACGTCAACACGAAGTCGGGCCTCGAAGAGATCTTCGAGGAGATAAGCCCCATCGAGGACTTCAATCAGACGATGTCCCTGAGTTTCCGCGACCACCGGTTCGAGGAGCCCAAGCATTCCATCGACGAGTGCAAGGACCGGGACGTCACCTACGCGGCGCCGTTGTTCGTCACCGCCGAGTTCATGAACAACGAGACCGGTGAGATCAAGAGCCAGACGGTCTTCATCGGGGACTTCCCCCTGATGACCGACAAGGGCACCTTCGTCATCAGCGGCACCGAGCGTGTCGTGGTGAGCCAGCTCGTCCGTTCGCCGGGCGTCTACTTCGAGCAGACTCCCGACAAGACGTCCGACAAGGACATCTTCACATGCAAGGTGATCCCGTCCCGTGGCGCCTGGCTCGAGTTCGAGATCGACAAGCGCGACCAGGTGGGCGTGCGGCTCGACCGTAAGCGCAAGCAGAACGCCACCGTGCTGCTGAAGGCCCTCGGCTGGACCGAGGACCGCATCCTCGAGCAGTTCGGCGAGTACGAGTCGATGCGTATGACTCTGGAGCGCGACCACGTCACGACCCAGGACGAGGCGCTGATCGACATCTACCGCAAGCTGCGTCCCGGCGAGCCGCCGGCGCGCGAGGCTGCCGAGCAGTTGCTGAACAACTACTACTTCAGCCCGAAGCGCTACGACCTGGCCAAGGTCGGCAGGTACAAGATCAACCAGAAGCTCGGTCTCAACCTCCCGTTCGACCAGCAGGTGCTGACCATCGACGACATCGTCGCGGCGATCGAGTACGTGTGTGCGTTGCACGAGGGCAAGACCGAGCTGCCGCGTCCCGACGGCCCGGCGGTCATCGTGGAGCCGGACGACATCGACCACTTCGGCAACCGGCGCCTGCGCACGGTCGGCGAGCTGATCCAGAACCAGCTCCGCACCGGTCTGGGACGCATGGAGCGCGTCGTCCGCGACCGCATGACCACCCAGGACATCGAGGCGATCACGCCGCAGACGCTGATCAACATCCGTCCGGTGACCGCTGCGCTGAAGGAGTTCTTCGGAACCTCGCAGCTCAGCCAGTTCATGGACCAGAACAACCCGCTGGCCGAGCTCACGCACAAGCGTCGCCTGTCGGCGCTGGGCCCCGGCGGTCTGTCCCGTGACCGCGCCGGCATGGAGGTCCGCGACGTCCACCCGTCGCACTACGGCCGCATGTGCCCGATCGAGACGCCTGAAGGCCCGAACATCGGGCTCATCGGCTCGCTCGCGTCGTTCGCGCGTGTGAACGCCTTCGGATTCATCGAGACGCCGTACCGCAAGGTCGTCGACGGCCAGGTCACCGACCAGATCGACTACCTCACGGCCAACGAGGAGGACCGGTACAACATCGCGCAGGCCAACGCTGCGCTCACCGAGGACGCGCATTTCGCCGACGACCGGGTCATCGTCCGCGTGCGTCACGGCGACGTGGACGCGGTGCCCGCCTCCGAGGTCGGCTACATGGACGTCTCGCCGCGCCAGATGGTGTCGGTCGCGACCGCGCTGATCCCGTTCCTGGAGCATGACGACGCGTCCCGCGCGTTGATGGGCGCGAACATGCAGCGCCAGGCCGTCCCGTTGCTGCGCAGCGAGGCCCCCTACGTCGGCACCGGTATGGAGTACCGCGCCGCAGTGGATGTCGGTGACGTCACGCTGGCCACCAAGCCTGGTGTCGTCACGAGCGTCTCGGCCGATCTGATCGAGGTCGCGGCCGACGACGGTACCTACCAGACCTTCCGGCTGGAGAAGTTCCGCCGCTCGAACGCGGGCACCTGCGTCAACCAGCGTCCCATGATCGCCCCCGGCGATCGCGTCGAGCCGGGCACCCCACTGGCCGACGGACCGTGCACCGACCAGGCCGAGCTGGCCCTGGGCCGCAACCTGCTCGTGGCGTTCATGCCGTGGGAGGGCCTCAACTACGAGGACGCGATCATCCTCAACCAGCGCGTCGTGAGCGAGGACCTCCTCACCTCGATCCACATCGAGGAGCACGAGGTCGACGCCCGCGACACCAAGCTCGGGCCCGAGGAGATCACCCGCGACATCCCGAACGTGTCGGACGACATGCTGGCCAACCTCGACGAGCGCGGCATCATCCGCATCGGCGCCGAGGTCGGCACGGGCGACATCCTCGTGGGCAAGGTCACCCCGAAGGGCGAGACCGAGCTCACGCCGGAGGAGCGCCTGCTGCGGGCCATCTTCGGTGAGAAGGCGCGCGAGGTGCGCGACACGTCGATGAAGGTGCCCCACGGTGAGGCCGGCACCGTCATCGGTGTGCGCGTGTTCGATCGCGAGGAGTCCGGCGACGAGCTGCCCCCGGGTGTGAACCAGATGGTTCGCGTGTACGTTGCGCAGAAGCGCAAGGTGCAGGAGGGCGACAAGCTCGCGGGCCGTCACGGCAACAAGGGCGTCATCTCGAAGATCCTGCCCGCAGAGGACATGCCGTTCCTCGAGGACGGCACCCCGGCCGACATCATCCTGAACCCGCTGGGCGTCCCGTCCCGTATGAACGTCGGTCAGGTGCTCGAGACCCACCTGGGTTGGATCGCACACTCCGGCTGGAACATCGAGGGTGTGGACGAACCCTGGGCCGAGCGCCTGCGCGAGGTCGGCCTGGGCACCGTCCCCGGTCAGTCCCGCCTGGCCACGCCGGTGTTCGACGGCGCGAACGAGGACGAGATCGGTGGCCTGCTGGCCAACGGGCTGCCCAACCGCGACGGCGATCGTGTGGTCGACTCCGACGGCAAGGCACTGCTCTTCGACGGACGCTCCGGCGAGCCGTTCCCCGAGCGAGTGGGCGTCGGCTACATGTACATGCTGAAGCTGCACCACTTGGTGGACGACAAGATCCACGCCCGTTCGACCGGTCCGTACTCGATGATCACCCAGCAGCCTCTGGGCGGCAAGGCACAGTTCGGCGGCCAGCGTTTCGGCGAGATGGAGGTGTGGGCGCTGGAGGCCTACGGCTCCGCCTGGGCCCTGCAGGAGATGCTGACGATCAAGTCGGACGACGTCCCCGGCCGTGTCAAGGTGTACGAGGCCATCGTGAAGGGCGAGAACATCCCCGAGCCCGGCATCCCCGAGTCGTTCAAGGTGCTGGTGAAGGAGATGAAGTCCCTGTGCCTGAACGTCGAGGTGCTGAGCACCGACGGTGCGGTCGTCGAGCTGCGTGACAGCGAGGACGACTACCGGACGAGCGAGGACCTGGGCATCGACCTGTCCCGTCGTCCCGGCGCCGATTCGTTCGCGATCGTCGACGAAGTCTGA